One part of the Pelecanus crispus isolate bPelCri1 chromosome 20, bPelCri1.pri, whole genome shotgun sequence genome encodes these proteins:
- the ZAP70 gene encoding tyrosine-protein kinase ZAP-70, translated as MPDAAAHLPFYYGSIARSEAEEYLKLAGMSDGLFLLRQCLRSLGGYVLSMVCNLQFYHYAIERQMNGTYAIAGGKAHCGPEELCEFYSKDADGLCCTLRKPCNRPSGVEPQPGVFDSMRDNMVREYVRQTWKLEGDALEQAIISQAPQVEKLIATTAHERMPWYHGNIPRDEAERRLYSGAQPDGKFLLRERKENGAYALSLIYGKTVYHYRIDQDKSGKYSIPEGTKFDTLWQLVEYLKLKPDGLIFYLRETCPNPNMPASAAPVPPTHPSVSRNLGPLNADGYTPEPVGARKSRLLPMDTSVYESPYSDPEELKDKKLFLKRDHLMIDEVELGAGNFGCVKKGVYKMRKKQIDVAIKVLKSNNEKTVKDEMMKEAQIMHQLDNPYIVRMIGVCEAESLMLVMEMASGGPLNKFLSSKKDEISVSNIVELMHQVSMGMKYLEEKNFVHRDLAARNVLLVNQHYAKISDFGLSKALGADDSYYKARTAGKWPLKWYAPECVLYHKFSSKSDVWSYGVTMWEAFSYGQKPYKKMKGPEVISFIEQGKRMDCPTDCPAEMYTLMQQCWTYKWEERPGFVAVENIIRSYYYSIANKTENGPETEDKSKATPP; from the exons ATGCcagatgctgctgctcaccTGCCCTTTTACTACGGCAGCATTGCCAGGTCAGAAGCAGAGGAGTACCTCAAGCTGGCGGGGATGTCGGATGGCCTGTTCCTGCTGCGGCAATGCCTGCGCAGTCTGGGGGGGTACGTCCTCTCCATGGTCTGCAACCTGCAGTTTTACCATTACGCCATCGAGCGCCAGATGAACGGTACCTACGCCATCGCGGGAGGCAAAGCGCACTGCGGGCCGGAGGAGCTCTGTGAGTTTTACTCAAAGGATGCCGATGGGCTCTGCTGCACCCTCCGCAAGCCCTGCAACCGCCCCAGTGGTGTGGAGCCCCAACCCGGTGTCTTCGACAGCATGAGGGACAATATGGTGCGCGAATATGTCCGGCAGACGTGGAAGCTAGAG GGCGATGCACTCGAACAGGCCATCATAAGCCAGGCTCCACAGGTGGAGAAGCTCATCGCCACCACAGCCCATGAGAGGATGCCCTGGTACCATGGCAACATCCCCCGGGATGAAGCTGAGCGGAGGCTCTACTCTGGGGCACAACCTGATGGGAAATTCCT gctgagagaaaggaaggagaacgGTGCCTATGCTCTCTCCCTCATCTATGGCAAAACAGTGTATCACTATCGGATAGACCAGGACAAGTCTGGCAAGTACTCCATCCCCGAGGGGACCAAGTTCGACACGCTCTGGCAG TTGGTGGAGTACCTAAAACTCAAACCGGATGGGCTAATTTTCTACCTGAGGGAAACCTGCCCCAACCCCAACATGCCAG CATCTGCAGCACCGGTTCCACCAACCCACCCCTCCGTGAGC agaaaCCTTGGTCCTCTCAATGCGGATGGATACACGCCAGAGCCTGTAG GTGCCAGAAAGTCACGCCTGCTACCCATGGACACCAGCGTCTACGAGAGCCCATACAGTGACCCTGAAGAACTGAAGGATAAGAAGCTTTTCCTGAAGAGGGACCACCTGATGATCGATGAAGTGGAACTGGGGGCAGGAAACTTTGGCTGTGTCAAGAAAGGAGTCTACAAAATGAGAAA GAAGCAGATTGATGTGGCCATAAAGGTGCTGAAAAGCAACAATGAGAAAACAGTGAAGGATGAAATGATGAAGGAAGCCCAGATCATGCATCAGCTGGACAACCCCTACATTGTCCGCATGATTGGGGTCTGCGAGGCAGAGTCCCTGATGCTCGTGATGGAGATGGCTTCTGGAGGGCCACTCAACAAGTTCTTGTCTTCCAAGAA AGATGAGATTTCAGTCAGCAATATTGTGGAGCTAATGCACCAAGTATCCATGGGGATGAAGtacttggaggaaaaaaacttcGTCCACAGGGACCTGGCAGCCAGAAATGTCCTGCTGGTCAACCAGCATTATGCCAAGATCAGTGACTTTGGACTCTCCAAGGCTCTTGGCGCTGATGACAGCTACTACAAG GCCAGGACAGCAGGAAAGTGGCCCTTGAAATGGTATGCCCCGGAGTGTGTCCTCTATCACAAGTTCTCCAGCAAGAGTGATGTATGGAGCTACGGCGTGACCATGTGGGAGGCCTTCAGCTACGGGCAGAAACCATACAAG AAAATGAAAGGCCCAGAGGTCATCAGCTTCATAGAGCAAGGGAAGCGCATGGACTGCCCCACGGACTGCCCAGCAGAGATGTACACCCtcatgcagcagtgctggacCTACAA ATGGGAAGAGCGTCCAGGATTTGTTGCTGTGGAAAACATAATCCGCTCCTACTACTACAGTATTGCtaacaagacagaaaatgggCCAGAGACAGAGGACAAGTCAAAAGCAACCCCTCCTTGA